A DNA window from Oncorhynchus tshawytscha isolate Ot180627B linkage group LG13, Otsh_v2.0, whole genome shotgun sequence contains the following coding sequences:
- the LOC112265947 gene encoding cytochrome P450 2M1 isoform X3, which translates to MTVSKGYGVMVSSGKRSKDLRRFSLMTLKTFGMGRRSIEERVQEEAKMLVKAFGEYGDSVVNPKELLCNCVGNVICSIVFGHRFENDDPMFQLIQKAVDAYFLVLSSPIGAMYNMFPTIVWCFPGKHHEMFAIVNKAKDYIQGQAEIRLKTLNISEPQDFIEAFLVKMLEEKDDPNTEFNNDNMVMTAWSLFAAGTETTSSTLRQSFLMMIKYPHIQESVQKEIDEVIGSRVPTVDDRVKMPYTDAVIHEVQRYMDLSPTSVPHKVIRDTEFYNYHIPEGTMVLPLLSSVLVDPKLFKNPDEFDPENFLDENGVFKKNDGFFAFGVGKRACPGEALARVELFLFFTSLLQRFTFTGTKPPEEINIEPSCSSFGRVPHSYDCYIKLRTEE; encoded by the exons ATGACAGTCTCTAAAGGATATG GGGTGATGGTGAGCAGTGGGAAGAGATCAAAAGATCTTCGCAGGTTCTCGCTGATGACCCTGAAAACCTTTGGGATGGGGCGCAGGAGCATCGAAGAACGTGTCCAAGAAGAGGCTAAGATGCTGGTGAAAGCCTTCGGTGAATATGGAG ATTCAGTTGTCAATCCCAAAGAATTGCTTTGCAATTGTGTTGGCAATGTGATCTGCTCCATAGTCTTTGGGCACAGGTTTGAAAATGATGACCCAATGTTTCAGCTCATCCAAAAGGCTGTTGATGCCTACTTCCTTGTACTCAGCAGCCCTATTGGAGCG ATGTACAACATGTTCCCTACAATCGTTTGGTGCTTTCCAGGCAAACACCATGAGATGTTTGCTATTGTAAACAAGGCCAAAGATTACATACAAGGGCAAGCAGAAATTCGTCTTAAAACCCTTAACATCTCTGAACCTCAGGACTTCATCGAGGCCTTCCTGGTTAAAATGCTGGAG GAGAAAGATGATCCCAACACTGAGTTCAACAATGATAATATGGTGATGACTGCATGGAGCCTGTTTGCTGCTGGAACAGAAACCACATCATCCACCCTAAGACAATCATTTCTGATGATGATAAAGTACCCTCACATTCAAG AGAGTGTTCAGAAGGAGATAGATGAGGTGATTGGCTCAAGAGTGCCCACGGTTGACGACAGAGTTAAAATGCCCTACACGGATGCTGTCATTCACGAAGTCCAGCGATACATGGACCTCAGTCCcacctctgtaccccacaaaGTGATCAGAGATACAGAGTTCTACAACTACCACATTCCAGAG GGTACCATGGTCCTGCCTCTGCTGTCCTCTGTGCTTGTTGATCCCAAACTGTTTAAAAACCCAGATGAGTTTGACCCAGAGAACTTCCTGGATGAAAATGGAGTCTTTAAGAAAAATGATGGATTCTTTGCTTTTGGAGTGG GGAAGCGGGCTTGTCCTGGAGAGGCTCTGGCCAGAGTGGAGCTCTTTCTCTTCTTTACCTCCCTCCTGCAGCGCTTCACTTTCACCGGCACCAAACCTCCAGAGGAGATCAACATCGAGCCATCGTGCTCCAGCTTTGGCCGCGTGCCGCATTCCTATGATTGCTACATCAAACTCAGGACTGAGGAGTGA